A single genomic interval of Spirosoma linguale DSM 74 harbors:
- a CDS encoding phosphoribosylamine/glycine ligase (KEGG: msu:MS1296 phosphoribosylamine--glycine ligase~TIGRFAM: phosphoribosylamine/glycine ligase~PFAM: phosphoribosylglycinamide synthetase; protein of unknown function DUF201) yields the protein MNILILGSGGREHAFAWKLAQSPLCDTLFVAPGNAGTAQVATNLPISYNDFPAVAKAIRDKEINLLIVGPEEPLVKGIVDFLREQPDLAGLGIVGPDAQGAQLEGSKDFSKQFMLRHGIPTATSQTFTVDTLQEGLDYLEKHALPVVIKADGLAAGKGVIIAETVAEAQAAMHDMLDGQKFGAAGSKVVVEQFLRGIELSVFVLTDGVNYKILPEAKDYKRIGEEDTGPNTGGMGAVSPVVFASKAFLQKVEDKVVKPTLAGLQKEGIHYQGFIFVGLMKVNGEPYVIEYNARMGDPETEVVLPRIQSDFAELMQATAKGELDQLTVLVSPQTAVTTMLVSGGYPGDYVTGKIISDLERLEDVTAFHAGTLEKNGHVLTNGGRVLAITAQANSLENAVRKSQEAARIVQFDGKQYRKDIGLDLIRYSD from the coding sequence ATGAATATACTAATACTTGGGTCGGGGGGGCGAGAACATGCTTTTGCCTGGAAACTAGCGCAGAGTCCATTGTGTGACACTTTATTTGTAGCACCGGGCAATGCCGGAACAGCACAGGTAGCGACAAATCTGCCAATTAGCTACAATGATTTTCCGGCTGTTGCCAAGGCCATTCGGGATAAAGAAATTAATCTGTTGATTGTTGGACCCGAAGAGCCGCTTGTAAAGGGTATTGTCGATTTTCTGCGTGAACAACCTGATTTGGCAGGACTGGGCATTGTCGGGCCTGATGCACAGGGTGCACAGCTGGAAGGCAGCAAAGACTTTTCCAAGCAATTCATGCTTCGCCATGGTATTCCCACGGCTACTTCGCAAACCTTTACCGTCGATACACTTCAGGAAGGGCTCGATTACCTGGAAAAACACGCACTTCCCGTTGTTATTAAAGCCGATGGGCTGGCGGCCGGTAAGGGCGTTATTATTGCCGAGACCGTAGCAGAAGCCCAGGCGGCTATGCACGATATGCTCGACGGGCAAAAGTTCGGCGCTGCCGGGAGTAAAGTCGTTGTAGAGCAGTTTTTGCGCGGGATAGAACTGTCGGTTTTTGTGTTAACTGATGGGGTCAATTATAAAATCTTACCCGAAGCCAAGGACTATAAGCGAATTGGTGAGGAAGACACTGGCCCAAACACGGGTGGCATGGGTGCCGTGTCGCCGGTAGTTTTTGCCAGTAAAGCCTTTTTACAGAAAGTAGAAGACAAAGTAGTGAAGCCGACATTGGCAGGTTTGCAGAAGGAAGGTATTCACTACCAGGGTTTTATTTTTGTGGGATTGATGAAAGTGAACGGAGAACCTTATGTGATTGAATACAATGCACGCATGGGTGACCCCGAAACAGAAGTCGTATTACCCCGGATTCAGAGTGATTTTGCCGAATTGATGCAGGCTACGGCCAAGGGTGAACTGGATCAACTTACCGTCCTGGTGTCGCCACAAACGGCCGTAACAACCATGCTGGTATCGGGTGGGTATCCCGGTGATTATGTGACCGGTAAAATCATTTCGGATTTAGAACGTTTAGAAGATGTAACAGCGTTTCATGCAGGAACGCTGGAAAAAAACGGTCACGTGTTGACCAATGGTGGACGGGTACTGGCGATTACCGCACAGGCCAATTCGCTTGAAAACGCTGTCAGGAAGTCGCAGGAAGCGGCCCGGATAGTACAATTTGACGGAAAACAGTACCGTAAAGACATCGGGCTCGACCTGATTCGGTACTCCGACTAA
- a CDS encoding PSP1 domain protein (PFAM: PSP1 domain protein~KEGG: dal:Dalk_0025 PSP1 domain protein): protein MSCKSCATGGCGTQRGASDGEKTATKGCGSGGCSTGGCNKLNSFDWLSDIAMPGQRYDVVEVKFKGGRKEYYRNVHLLDLTTGDYVVVEMQSGFHIGAVSLQGELVRLQVKKRGVKITDDTKVIHRIATPKDMERHEQAVLRDLPALYRSREIARELKLNMKLSDVEFQSDNTKATFYYSSEERVDFRELIKMLAGEFKARIEMRQISLRQEAGRLGGIGSCGRELCCSTWLTDFKNIATSAARYQNLSLNPAKLSGQCGRLKCCLNYELDTYMDALRDIPTIEKPLETQKGRAYLQKTDIFRKLMWFGYSAESTWHPLPIIRVLEIVELNKRGIIPESFEVLTPIGEKEPTTAAALNSDLQKLDAKYTTRTPSKKKKKKSRGPEGGAPRPAQNGKVN from the coding sequence ATGTCCTGCAAATCTTGTGCAACCGGCGGGTGCGGAACCCAGCGTGGCGCATCTGATGGCGAGAAAACAGCCACTAAAGGATGCGGTAGCGGAGGGTGTAGCACTGGAGGCTGCAATAAACTGAATTCGTTCGACTGGCTGAGTGATATCGCCATGCCGGGCCAACGATACGATGTAGTTGAGGTTAAATTTAAGGGTGGACGAAAAGAATATTATCGCAATGTCCATCTGCTCGATTTGACTACAGGCGATTATGTGGTGGTCGAAATGCAATCGGGTTTTCACATTGGCGCGGTTTCCCTACAGGGCGAACTGGTTCGGCTACAGGTGAAAAAACGAGGGGTTAAAATTACGGACGATACCAAGGTTATTCATCGGATTGCTACGCCGAAAGATATGGAACGGCACGAACAGGCCGTTTTGCGCGATTTGCCAGCTTTGTACCGTTCCCGCGAAATAGCCCGGGAACTGAAGCTGAATATGAAATTATCTGATGTTGAATTTCAGTCCGATAATACGAAAGCAACCTTCTATTACTCGTCTGAAGAGCGGGTCGATTTTCGTGAGTTGATCAAGATGCTGGCCGGTGAGTTTAAGGCTCGTATCGAAATGCGCCAGATCAGCCTCCGTCAGGAAGCGGGTCGTCTGGGGGGCATTGGCTCCTGCGGGCGCGAACTCTGCTGCTCAACCTGGCTTACCGATTTCAAGAATATTGCGACATCGGCCGCCCGGTACCAGAATCTGTCCCTGAACCCGGCTAAATTATCCGGTCAGTGTGGCCGGTTGAAATGCTGCCTGAATTACGAGCTGGATACGTACATGGATGCCCTCCGGGATATTCCAACGATTGAGAAACCGCTGGAAACCCAAAAGGGACGGGCTTATTTACAGAAGACCGACATCTTCCGGAAGCTCATGTGGTTTGGCTACAGTGCCGAAAGTACCTGGCATCCGTTGCCCATTATTCGGGTACTGGAAATCGTTGAGCTGAACAAACGAGGTATCATTCCCGAATCGTTCGAGGTGTTGACCCCGATAGGAGAGAAGGAGCCCACTACGGCAGCCGCCCTCAATAGCGATCTGCAAAAGCTGGACGCCAAGTACACGACCCGGACGCCCTCCAAGAAGAAAAAGAAAAAATCGAGAGGCCCCGAAGGTGGTGCGCCAAGACCGGCTCAGAATGGTAAAGTCAATTAA